In Fodinibius saliphilus, a genomic segment contains:
- a CDS encoding acyl-CoA dehydrogenase family protein, with protein MSTEVLQKSSGLNFQLSEEQQLIRDSIKDFVERHVAPGVKERDANKEFPHEIVKKLAEQGFMGMVHPEKYGGGGVGHISFCLAIEEIARWDASLALTVASHTSLGSGHIALAANESQKETYLTPLAKGEKLGAWCLTEPGSGSDASGMKTTAVDKGDHWILNGTKIFITQGSVGDIYVVLAKTDPDKGTKGISAFIVEGDWDGVQPGKGMEKLGMNSSDTTEVVFEDVKVPKENLLGELGKGFVDTMKVLDGGRIGIGALSVGIARGALEESMKYSGERKQFGSPIGDFQAIETKLANMATEIDAARMLVHRAAWLKDQGKPFTQEVSKAKLFASELSVRAADEAVQIHGGYGYIKEYHAERFLRDAKLMTIGEGTSEVQRMIIARELKKEFWG; from the coding sequence ATGAGCACTGAAGTATTACAGAAGTCAAGCGGTCTAAATTTTCAACTCTCTGAAGAACAACAACTGATCAGAGACAGCATCAAAGATTTTGTTGAGCGCCATGTGGCTCCCGGCGTAAAGGAACGGGATGCGAACAAGGAATTTCCGCATGAAATTGTAAAAAAGCTTGCCGAACAAGGTTTTATGGGAATGGTCCATCCCGAAAAATACGGAGGTGGTGGAGTGGGCCATATAAGCTTTTGTCTCGCTATTGAAGAGATCGCCCGTTGGGATGCTTCCCTTGCCCTCACTGTAGCATCACATACTTCTCTTGGGTCTGGACATATCGCCCTGGCAGCGAACGAATCCCAAAAAGAAACGTATTTAACCCCCTTGGCCAAAGGAGAAAAATTAGGTGCTTGGTGTCTTACTGAACCGGGATCAGGAAGCGATGCTTCCGGAATGAAAACCACGGCCGTAGATAAGGGGGACCACTGGATCCTGAATGGCACAAAAATATTTATTACACAGGGCTCAGTGGGAGATATTTATGTGGTTCTGGCAAAGACCGATCCTGACAAAGGAACCAAAGGCATTAGTGCTTTTATTGTCGAAGGAGATTGGGATGGTGTGCAACCCGGAAAAGGAATGGAAAAGCTGGGAATGAATTCCAGTGATACTACGGAAGTCGTTTTTGAAGATGTAAAAGTACCGAAAGAAAACCTTCTTGGCGAGCTGGGTAAAGGGTTTGTTGATACTATGAAAGTGCTTGACGGCGGACGTATTGGTATTGGTGCCCTTTCGGTTGGCATTGCTCGCGGTGCACTTGAAGAGTCGATGAAATATTCCGGTGAACGAAAACAGTTTGGCTCTCCTATTGGTGATTTCCAGGCTATTGAAACAAAATTAGCAAACATGGCTACAGAAATTGATGCCGCTCGCATGTTGGTGCACCGTGCTGCATGGCTTAAAGATCAGGGCAAACCTTTTACTCAGGAAGTATCGAAGGCAAAGCTCTTTGCCTCCGAATTATCGGTCCGGGCTGCTGATGAAGCCGTACAAATTCACGGTGGCTATGGATATATTAAAGAATACCATGCCGAACGCTTTTTACGGGATGCGAAATTAATGACCATAGGTGAAGGTACTTCCGAAGTTCAGCGTATGATTATTGCTCGCGAACTCAAAAAAGAGTTCTGGGGATAG